A window from Drosophila kikkawai strain 14028-0561.14 chromosome 2L, DkikHiC1v2, whole genome shotgun sequence encodes these proteins:
- the LOC108070937 gene encoding alpha-amylase A-like, whose amino-acid sequence MGDLLSTNISMFLARIIVCLGFLALATAQFDTNYASGRSGMVHLFEWKWDDIAAECENFLGPNGFAGVQVSPVNENAVKDSRPWWERYQPISYKLVTRSGNEEQFASMVRRCNNAGVRIYVDVVFNHMAADGGTYGTGGSTANPSSKSFPGVPYSSLDFNPTCGINNYNDANEVRNCELVGLRDLNQGNSYVQDKVVEFLDHLIDLGVAGFRVDAAKHMWPADLGVIYGRLKNLNTDHGFASGAKAYIVQEVIDMGGEAISKSEYTGMGAITEFRHSDSIGKVFRGKDQLRYLTNWGTAWGFAASDRSLVFVDNHDNQRGHGAGGADVLTYKVAKQYKMASAFMLAHPFGTPRVMSSFSFSDTDQGPPTTDGHNIASPIFNSDNSCSGGWVCEHRWRQINNMVAFRNTVGSDDIQNWWDNGSNQISFSRGSKGFVAFNNDNYDLNSSLQTGLPAGTYCDVISGSKIGSSCSGKTVTVGSDGRASIYVGSSEEDGVLAIHVNAKL is encoded by the exons ATGGGGGACTTGCTTTCAACGAACATAAGCATGTTTCTCGCTAGGATTATTGTGTGCCTCGGCTTCCTGGCCTTGGCTACTGCCCAGTTCGACACCAACTATGCGTCAGGCCGCAGCGGCATGGTCCATCTCTTCGAATGGAAGTGGGACGACATTGCCGCCGAGTGCGAGAACTTCCTAGGCCCCAATGGCTTTGCCGGTGTCCAG GTGTCCCCTGTCAATGAGAACGCCGTGAAGGATAGTCGTCCGTGGTGGGAGCGCTACCAGCCCATATCATACAAGTTGGTCACCCGTTCCGGAAACGAGGAGCAGTTTGCCAGCATGGTTCGTCGTTGTAATAATGCCGGAGTTCGTATCTATGTCGATGTTGTCTTCAACCACATGGCTGCCGATGGCGGAACTTACGGCACTGGTGGCAGCACCGCCAACCCCAGCAGTAAGAGCTTCCCTGGAGTTCCCTACTCCTCACTGGACTTCAATCCCACCTGCGGAATCAACAACTATAATGATGCCAACGAAGTGCGAAACTGTGAGCTGGTTGGTCTCCGCGATCTGAACCAAGGAAACTCGTACGTGCAAGACAAGGTTGTCGAGTTCCTGGACCATTTGATTGACCTTGGTGTAGCCGGTTTCCGCGTGGACGCTGCCAAGCATATGTGGCCCGCAGATCTGGGCGTCATTTACGGCCGCCTCAAGAACCTGAACACCGACCACGGCTTCGCGTCTGGAGCCAAGGCTTACATCGTGCAGGAGGTCATCGACATGGGCGGCGAGGCTATCAGCAAGTCGGAGTACACAGGCATGGGTGCCATCACTGAGTTCCGCCACTCTGACTCCATCGGTAAGGTCTTCCGTGGAAAGGACCAACTGCGATACCTGACCAACTGGGGCACCGCCTGGGGCTTCGCTGCTTCCGATCGCTCTCTTGTCTTTGTCGACAATCACGATAACCAGCGCGGCCACGGTGCTGGTGGCGCCGATGTGCTCACCTACAAGGTGGCCAAACAGTACAAGATGGCCTCCGCCTTCATGCTGGCCCACCCCTTCGGCACGCCCCGCGTGATgtcctctttctctttctcggACACGGACCAGGGCCCGCCCACCACTGACGGGCACAATATCGCCTCTCCTATCTTCAACAGCGACAACTCTTGTAGCGGCGGCTGGGTGTGCGAGCACCGCTGGCGCCAGATCAACAACATGGTTGCCTTCAGAAACACTGTCGGCTCCGACGACATCCAGAACTGGTGGGACAACGGCAGCAACCAGATCTCCTTTAGCCGCGGTAGCAAGGGATTCGTCGCCTTCAACAACGACAACTATGACCTCAACAGCTCCCTGCAGACTGGGCTGCCTGCCGGCACCTACTGCGACGTCATTTCCGGCTCAAAGATTGGCTCTTCCTGCAGTGGCAAGACCGTCACTGTTGGATCTGACGGACGTGCCAGTATTTATGTTGGTAGCTCTGAGGAGGATGGTGTCCTGGCCATTCATGTCAACGCCAAGTTGTAA